One region of Rhodohalobacter mucosus genomic DNA includes:
- a CDS encoding peptidylprolyl isomerase: MDQNPVVRTEYPAMAEAIVNRETVPLYELTTHPDPAAASLALRALAKAGPGDEGAFMSRFMENPASIGGDMWYALSFWQHDDQMISRINRAFLTGEITDSPVCELFYRQGDEGSLEVLFERPDLFQSSGRCALALSTLMIRSGEDYEQREQVIRSALTTAEPEAAKALLYGFYRGSSGGSVISPESVVPITEAWAEYGVGSDPEVDKYMVRILGGPALMVLFETSEPEKYHDDVQLWVEVAKVAARNSADEGMKRAVDEVMRHKNAHVPVQFMESLRLSGDANDDLIERIENSFAKHTRNDEIFFGALRLLHDHERNISPYKEKMEFYADRNPYLSDRALPLFRSVESTDEYGERLLIALEQGGVGAMHATRDLLGFWMENRSAENDDVFRERIRYELERGNRSVMSAIQPILLNDELIPDSFAEPIEQAHQRARQDQVRDNAMVLRQVLEDRFPDTLNEVDPLEPEPLRIPDWQRLYEMGTQPHWILETEKGTIDVRMDPLSAPFTVSSIDSLTRTGLYDGVAFHRVVRNFVIQGGDYDRRDGFGGPDYRIPSEPSFDHYLRGSAGIASSGTDTEGSQFFFMHERAPHLDGNYTRFGEVVRGMDVVDRIQVGDKIIRARISIR; encoded by the coding sequence ATGGATCAAAACCCCGTTGTACGTACGGAGTATCCTGCGATGGCGGAAGCCATTGTGAATCGTGAGACAGTTCCGCTCTACGAGCTTACAACCCATCCCGATCCGGCCGCCGCTTCACTTGCACTGCGCGCACTGGCAAAGGCCGGGCCGGGGGATGAAGGTGCTTTTATGAGCCGGTTTATGGAGAACCCCGCAAGTATAGGCGGTGATATGTGGTATGCGCTCAGCTTCTGGCAGCACGATGATCAGATGATCAGCCGAATCAATCGTGCATTCCTAACAGGTGAGATCACCGATTCGCCGGTTTGTGAACTTTTTTACCGGCAGGGGGATGAGGGTAGTCTGGAGGTACTTTTTGAGCGGCCTGACCTGTTTCAAAGTAGCGGGCGCTGCGCCCTGGCACTCAGCACGCTGATGATCCGGTCCGGAGAGGATTATGAGCAGCGGGAACAGGTGATCCGGTCAGCGCTGACCACAGCAGAGCCGGAGGCCGCCAAAGCATTGCTTTATGGGTTTTACCGAGGCTCGTCGGGGGGATCCGTGATCAGCCCTGAGTCCGTTGTACCGATAACAGAGGCGTGGGCGGAGTACGGTGTGGGCAGCGACCCTGAAGTGGATAAATATATGGTGAGGATTCTGGGAGGTCCGGCACTGATGGTTCTTTTTGAAACTTCTGAGCCTGAAAAATATCATGACGATGTACAGCTTTGGGTGGAGGTCGCGAAAGTGGCTGCACGCAACTCTGCCGATGAGGGGATGAAGCGTGCAGTGGATGAAGTGATGAGGCATAAAAACGCGCATGTTCCTGTTCAGTTTATGGAATCCTTGCGTCTGAGCGGTGATGCAAACGACGACCTGATTGAGCGCATTGAGAATTCATTTGCAAAACACACCCGCAATGATGAGATATTTTTTGGGGCACTTCGTTTATTGCACGATCACGAACGAAATATCAGTCCATATAAAGAGAAAATGGAGTTTTATGCGGATAGAAACCCCTATCTGTCCGATCGTGCGCTTCCGCTGTTCAGATCAGTTGAATCAACAGATGAATACGGGGAGAGGCTTCTCATAGCGCTTGAACAGGGGGGAGTCGGTGCGATGCATGCTACACGGGATCTTCTGGGATTCTGGATGGAGAACCGGAGTGCTGAAAATGATGACGTATTCAGGGAGCGGATTCGCTATGAGCTTGAACGCGGCAACCGCAGCGTGATGTCTGCGATTCAGCCCATACTGCTGAATGATGAGCTCATTCCGGACTCTTTTGCAGAGCCCATAGAGCAGGCCCATCAGCGTGCCAGGCAGGACCAGGTTCGTGACAATGCCATGGTGCTGCGCCAGGTACTGGAAGACCGTTTCCCGGATACCCTGAACGAAGTTGATCCCCTGGAACCGGAACCGCTCCGGATACCGGACTGGCAGCGGCTCTATGAGATGGGAACCCAACCGCACTGGATTCTGGAGACCGAAAAGGGGACGATAGATGTGCGGATGGATCCGCTCTCCGCTCCGTTTACCGTTTCGTCTATCGACAGCCTTACCCGGACGGGGCTCTATGACGGCGTGGCTTTCCACCGGGTGGTTCGAAACTTTGTGATTCAGGGAGGCGATTACGACCGGCGCGACGGCTTTGGCGGACCGGATTACCGCATACCGTCGGAACCCTCATTCGACCACTATTTGCGCGGATCGGCGGGAATCGCGAGTTCCGGAACCGACACGGAAGGCAGCCAGTTTTTCTTTATGCATGAACGTGCACCGCACCTTGACGGCAACTATACCCGCTTCGGGGAAGTAGTCAGGGGAATGGACGTCGTAGACCGAATTCAGGTGGGAGATAAAATCATCCGGGCAAGGATTTCGATCCGGTAG
- a CDS encoding glycoside hydrolase family 130 protein, with the protein MGTSSTTAALIIACFFLSGCYGKTDTSWQLGPFERHESNPILTPQGSTWEAKDLFNPAAWSDGETIYMLYRAEDSTGIGDWNGTSRIGLATSTDGVNFTREPDPVLEPSESWELPGGAEDPRLALIDSTFYLTYTAYDGETAHLALAASPDLRNWTKHGLVFPDRGWTKAGAIVPQRINGRYWMYFGDTNIWIAWSEDLVTWTAIEEPVMFPRDDHFDSRLIEPGPTPIITEHGILLLYNSADENLVYRTGQALFDLHDPSRLIRRSDTWFMEPVNELEVGGQIPNVVFIEGYAELNGRGYLYYGMGDSGIGVAFTDLE; encoded by the coding sequence ATGGGAACTTCATCAACAACTGCTGCACTCATCATCGCCTGTTTTTTTCTGAGCGGATGTTACGGGAAAACCGATACAAGCTGGCAGCTCGGCCCATTCGAACGGCATGAATCAAACCCGATCCTCACACCTCAGGGATCCACCTGGGAAGCCAAGGACCTGTTCAACCCGGCCGCCTGGTCGGACGGTGAAACGATCTACATGCTCTATCGCGCCGAAGACTCCACCGGCATTGGCGACTGGAACGGCACCTCGCGGATCGGGCTGGCTACGAGCACCGACGGCGTGAACTTCACCCGTGAGCCCGATCCGGTACTCGAACCTTCGGAGTCCTGGGAGCTGCCCGGTGGTGCGGAGGATCCGCGGCTGGCGCTGATTGACAGCACCTTCTATCTAACCTATACCGCCTACGACGGAGAAACAGCGCACCTGGCGCTGGCCGCGTCTCCCGATTTAAGAAACTGGACCAAACACGGCCTTGTATTTCCGGACAGAGGCTGGACAAAAGCGGGTGCCATTGTCCCTCAGCGTATCAATGGACGCTACTGGATGTATTTCGGCGACACCAATATCTGGATTGCCTGGTCGGAAGATCTGGTTACCTGGACAGCCATCGAGGAACCGGTAATGTTTCCGCGGGATGACCATTTCGACAGCCGTTTGATTGAACCCGGCCCCACTCCGATCATCACCGAACACGGTATTCTGCTTCTCTATAATTCAGCGGATGAAAACCTGGTCTATCGAACGGGTCAGGCGCTTTTTGACCTGCACGACCCCTCCCGGCTGATCCGGAGATCCGATACCTGGTTTATGGAGCCTGTAAATGAACTGGAGGTGGGCGGACAGATACCCAATGTGGTGTTTATTGAGGGCTATGCAGAACTGAATGGCCGCGGTTACCTCTATTACGGCATGGGCGACTCCGGCATTGGCGTCGCATTTACCGACCTGGAGTGA
- a CDS encoding 6-bladed beta-propeller, which translates to MQFSLIHGSLPTKGRGLYLALILLVLSAGCSPENSSDQNLPEITVLDRFTKAISVDDNLLYAPVSIQIDAEGNLYVLDTAVMQVQVLDAGEPRLIRSIAGPGRGPGEIVRPSHIRLANNMIHVIDTGQFVIQRYSLDGRFHSAISYGEWGYFPSVAAPPPAPVNPSAVITPDLDNKPHILANGDLMLSPMGVRDSISSLYRRYNSDREFLARIGHIPDGSSFILSNEEVKSDIQENRIPSFYLPKAFPVSSAQDEDLIYMIFSSMPKIARYQSDGIMAWEKEITGISELDSIKTGFFSSMERIMQNDSRFRITLNFYHSGTVSPEGELWLITQYRDIYLHRFSANGALLNRYKLVAEDEKLKPIFDIHFERKEIFIVNSDGEVLLFPY; encoded by the coding sequence ATGCAATTCTCCTTGATTCACGGTTCACTCCCAACAAAAGGTAGAGGTCTTTACCTCGCACTTATCCTGTTAGTTCTGTCGGCGGGCTGCAGTCCCGAAAACAGTTCAGATCAGAACCTGCCGGAAATCACGGTTCTGGACCGTTTCACCAAAGCCATATCGGTTGATGACAATCTCCTCTATGCGCCGGTATCCATTCAGATTGATGCAGAGGGAAATCTATACGTGCTGGATACCGCGGTTATGCAGGTACAGGTACTTGATGCAGGTGAACCCCGCCTGATCCGTTCCATCGCCGGACCGGGCAGAGGTCCGGGTGAAATTGTGCGTCCAAGTCATATACGGCTCGCAAACAACATGATTCACGTGATCGATACCGGTCAGTTTGTGATTCAACGCTACAGCCTTGACGGCCGCTTTCACTCCGCCATATCCTATGGCGAATGGGGATATTTCCCATCCGTTGCCGCACCTCCTCCTGCACCGGTCAATCCATCAGCAGTGATCACTCCCGACCTGGACAACAAACCGCATATTCTTGCAAACGGTGACCTGATGCTCTCACCCATGGGCGTCAGAGACAGCATATCCTCACTGTATAGACGGTATAACTCTGACCGGGAGTTTCTGGCCCGGATCGGACACATTCCGGACGGCAGTTCGTTTATTCTGAGCAATGAAGAGGTGAAGAGCGATATTCAGGAGAATCGCATCCCTTCCTTTTACCTGCCAAAAGCATTTCCTGTGTCATCTGCACAAGACGAAGACCTCATTTACATGATCTTCTCATCCATGCCGAAAATTGCCCGCTATCAATCGGACGGAATCATGGCATGGGAAAAAGAAATTACCGGGATTTCTGAGCTTGATTCCATCAAAACAGGATTTTTCTCGTCTATGGAAAGGATAATGCAGAATGACAGCAGATTCAGAATTACGCTCAATTTCTATCATTCCGGAACTGTAAGTCCCGAAGGTGAACTCTGGCTGATCACTCAATACCGGGATATCTATCTGCACAGGTTTTCAGCCAACGGGGCTCTGTTGAATCGCTATAAACTGGTTGCAGAAGATGAAAAACTGAAACCCATTTTTGACATCCATTTCGAAAGGAAAGAAATCTTTATTGTTAACTCCGACGGAGAAGTGCTGCTTTTTCCGTATTGA
- a CDS encoding M56 family metallopeptidase — MIIYLVKSALCLLLLLGLYHLFLERERMHHFNRAYLLLTLFMAVAAPLMPFGIIENWLPGVAAADLASGRFSESVQPVLPVSDKASIGHPSIPSKPTIIILAASLYILITAVLLIKFLAGIHFLLSSMRRFKTAMYGNSIVVLLKKQTGPFSFLNCIFVNEREYLDGKIGREIIIHEQTHIRQRHSWDILAVEIIRILFWFNPLFYRLKRAMQLNHEFIADRAVLQKTGNRSRYQHILFRALQPASGNGMVSSFNYSLTKKRFQMMNRPRSQSDILFKQTVGVTILFTAMVLFGIQADAQTQDRKTLSIEIGTSQVIMLDGKEIHFSHLEQMLSTYDNPEEYVVHFKVHPNAPFGLITDVQRILRRTDLRRLNYSSEDTLKSDLVREARTLREARISMQIAEARFIQQSEAYMSLEAKESNLSRLQEAYQEVSNLYERLRNKQGDLTELGAEQLPPPPPFPPDPERRINNRN; from the coding sequence ATGATTATCTATCTTGTGAAATCAGCACTGTGTCTTCTGCTCCTTCTGGGTCTTTATCATCTGTTTCTTGAGCGGGAACGGATGCACCATTTCAACCGCGCCTACCTCCTGCTGACTCTGTTCATGGCCGTTGCGGCCCCGCTAATGCCTTTTGGCATCATAGAGAACTGGTTACCGGGAGTTGCAGCGGCTGACCTCGCATCGGGGAGATTTTCGGAGAGTGTCCAGCCAGTACTTCCCGTCTCAGACAAAGCGTCCATCGGCCATCCATCTATCCCGTCAAAGCCAACCATAATCATTCTTGCAGCCTCTTTATACATCCTGATCACGGCTGTACTCTTAATCAAATTCCTTGCAGGCATTCACTTCCTGCTCTCATCCATGCGTCGATTTAAGACTGCCATGTATGGCAACTCCATAGTCGTGCTTCTTAAAAAGCAAACGGGCCCCTTCAGTTTTCTGAACTGCATATTTGTGAATGAACGGGAATACCTCGACGGCAAAATCGGACGGGAGATTATCATTCACGAACAGACGCATATCCGCCAGCGCCACTCCTGGGATATTCTGGCCGTTGAAATCATCCGGATCCTGTTCTGGTTCAACCCGCTCTTCTATCGTCTCAAGAGAGCGATGCAGCTCAATCACGAATTTATTGCAGACCGCGCCGTGCTGCAAAAAACCGGCAACAGGTCGCGCTACCAGCACATCCTATTCCGGGCACTCCAGCCGGCTTCCGGAAACGGTATGGTAAGCAGTTTTAATTATTCACTCACCAAAAAACGGTTTCAGATGATGAACCGACCCAGATCCCAAAGCGACATCCTGTTCAAACAGACGGTAGGGGTTACCATTCTCTTTACAGCTATGGTTCTTTTTGGCATTCAGGCGGACGCCCAAACACAGGACCGGAAAACCCTTTCGATCGAAATCGGCACTTCGCAGGTGATCATGCTTGACGGCAAAGAGATCCATTTCTCACATCTTGAACAGATGCTAAGCACCTACGACAATCCGGAAGAGTACGTGGTGCATTTCAAAGTTCATCCCAATGCTCCGTTCGGCCTCATTACCGACGTACAGCGTATTCTTCGTCGAACAGATCTTCGCCGGCTGAATTATAGCAGTGAGGATACCCTCAAGTCTGACCTTGTAAGGGAAGCAAGGACCCTAAGGGAAGCAAGAATCAGCATGCAAATAGCGGAAGCCAGGTTTATTCAGCAATCGGAGGCCTATATGAGCCTGGAAGCGAAAGAGTCCAACCTGTCCAGGCTTCAGGAAGCGTATCAGGAAGTTTCAAATCTATACGAGCGGCTCAGGAATAAACAGGGAGACCTGACAGAATTGGGAGCCGAACAGCTGCCGCCACCGCCCCCTTTCCCTCCCGATCCGGAGAGACGCATCAATAACCGGAATTGA
- a CDS encoding BlaI/MecI/CopY family transcriptional regulator — MKLSKTEEELMNHLWKLETAFMKDLLECYPEPRPASTTIATLLKRMQEKGYVGYNQMGRSRQYYPIVEKKDYFSTYINGLIRKFFNDSPAQFASFFTRETKLSDAELEELQDMIHDELKRRQS; from the coding sequence ATGAAGCTCTCGAAAACGGAAGAAGAACTGATGAACCACCTCTGGAAGCTCGAAACAGCTTTCATGAAGGACCTTCTGGAATGCTATCCGGAGCCCAGGCCGGCCAGTACCACGATTGCCACCCTACTCAAGCGCATGCAGGAGAAAGGGTATGTGGGTTACAACCAGATGGGCCGCTCGCGCCAGTACTATCCGATTGTGGAAAAAAAGGATTATTTCTCCACCTACATCAACGGATTGATCCGTAAATTTTTCAATGACTCGCCCGCTCAGTTTGCCTCATTTTTCACGAGGGAGACAAAGCTCTCCGATGCCGAACTGGAAGAGCTGCAGGATATGATTCATGATGAACTGAAACGGAGGCAATCATGA
- a CDS encoding rod shape-determining protein gives MSESIPQTKAESQTSSGSSPTAKPRKPGLFSSLNTDLAIDLGTVNTLIHARDQGIVLNEPTIVALNPKGQIVTVGQEARLMHEKTHKDLRTVRPLKGGVIADFDIAEKMMREMIRKVMKKRWFSSVRKLFVTVPNGITDVERMAVRDSAENAGAKEVFLVEETIAAAVGIGLDVNAPYGNMVVDIGGGTTEIAIISLGGTVYSQSVRLGGEQMNEEIVNHIRRKYNLLIGERTAEEIKHEIGSAMPGDDEREFTTKGRNLVSGVPKTLTVTSADVREAISETVNSCLNAITKSLENTPPELSADILDRGIMLTGGGALLRNMDKLISDAIDLPVHVAEDPLTTVVRGTGMILEHHEKYETVLM, from the coding sequence ATGTCTGAATCAATCCCCCAAACCAAAGCCGAATCTCAAACTTCTTCCGGCTCTTCACCAACTGCAAAACCCCGCAAACCCGGACTTTTCAGCTCTTTGAATACAGACCTGGCGATCGACCTGGGAACCGTCAATACGCTCATCCATGCCCGCGATCAGGGAATTGTACTGAACGAACCAACGATCGTCGCACTGAATCCGAAGGGACAAATCGTAACCGTGGGTCAGGAAGCGCGGCTGATGCATGAAAAAACGCATAAGGATCTGCGCACGGTGCGTCCGCTGAAAGGAGGCGTGATAGCCGATTTCGACATTGCCGAGAAGATGATGCGTGAAATGATCCGGAAGGTGATGAAAAAGCGCTGGTTCTCTTCAGTCCGCAAGCTGTTTGTCACCGTTCCCAACGGAATCACCGACGTAGAGCGCATGGCCGTGAGAGACAGTGCGGAGAATGCCGGCGCAAAGGAGGTTTTTCTGGTTGAGGAAACCATAGCGGCGGCCGTGGGAATCGGACTCGATGTGAATGCGCCGTACGGCAATATGGTGGTCGACATCGGGGGCGGAACCACCGAGATCGCCATCATCTCCCTGGGCGGAACCGTCTATTCGCAATCGGTGCGCCTTGGCGGCGAGCAGATGAATGAGGAGATTGTGAATCATATCCGGCGCAAGTACAACCTTCTGATTGGAGAGCGGACCGCCGAAGAGATCAAACACGAAATCGGGTCTGCCATGCCCGGCGATGATGAGCGTGAATTTACCACCAAGGGACGCAACCTGGTAAGCGGGGTGCCCAAAACACTCACGGTGACCTCCGCCGATGTTCGCGAAGCCATTTCAGAAACCGTCAACTCCTGCCTGAATGCGATCACCAAATCACTTGAAAACACCCCGCCGGAGTTGTCGGCCGACATCCTCGACCGCGGCATCATGCTTACCGGAGGCGGCGCGCTTCTCCGCAATATGGACAAACTGATTTCGGACGCCATTGACCTCCCCGTGCACGTTGCAGAAGATCCGCTGACCACCGTAGTGCGAGGAACCGGCATGATTCTGGAGCATCACGAGAAATATGAGACGGTGTTGATGTGA
- a CDS encoding SGNH/GDSL hydrolase family protein gives MITTLIDLLLAPVYFYQGKFVRDHIVMLPEPEGERKGIIGSGKQISLLVVGDSSAAGVGTSSQEEALLGNILTNLDDIFEISYCLLAKTGARTRHVITRLKRQPEKSYELAVTALGVNDVTAGLSQKEWISDQRELYGVLREKFRVEHILVSGLPPVSEFPALPQPLRWFLGRSARTFNTALEHLCEEEGCHYIPPDDVNADVSMMASDGFHPGPGVYKAWGREIARTIRLVRDQSAQG, from the coding sequence ATGATAACAACTTTGATCGATCTACTGCTTGCCCCCGTCTATTTTTATCAGGGAAAATTTGTCCGGGATCATATAGTAATGCTGCCCGAACCGGAAGGGGAACGGAAAGGAATCATTGGGAGCGGTAAGCAGATCAGCCTGCTGGTTGTCGGTGACTCTTCGGCAGCAGGTGTGGGGACGTCATCACAGGAAGAAGCCTTGCTGGGAAATATCCTCACAAATCTGGATGATATATTTGAAATCTCCTACTGTCTCTTAGCCAAAACAGGAGCACGGACAAGGCACGTGATCACCCGGCTGAAAAGACAGCCCGAAAAGAGCTATGAACTTGCCGTCACCGCGCTCGGTGTAAATGATGTGACCGCCGGACTTTCACAAAAAGAGTGGATTTCGGATCAGCGTGAGCTGTACGGTGTGCTAAGAGAGAAATTCCGAGTTGAGCACATTCTGGTGTCGGGACTTCCCCCGGTATCCGAATTCCCCGCTCTGCCGCAGCCGCTGCGATGGTTTCTGGGAAGGAGTGCCAGGACTTTTAACACAGCGCTCGAACACCTGTGTGAGGAGGAAGGCTGCCATTATATACCTCCGGATGATGTAAACGCGGATGTGAGCATGATGGCCTCTGATGGTTTTCATCCCGGCCCGGGAGTGTACAAGGCGTGGGGTAGGGAGATTGCACGGACAATCCGGTTGGTTCGGGATCAGTCAGCGCAGGGTTGA